One window from the genome of Nicotiana tomentosiformis chromosome 5, ASM39032v3, whole genome shotgun sequence encodes:
- the LOC138892521 gene encoding uncharacterized protein: protein MNIKELLVIGDSDLLIHQVQGEWTTKNVKILPYLRCVKELCKKCTKIHFRHVPRIQNEFTDALTTLSSMIQHPNKNYIDPIEIEVRDRHAYYFHVDEEPDGKPWYYNIKRFLKDHPGLGLLRCVDAAEATRLLEEIHVGTYGPHINGFTLDKKILRAGYFWMTMESDSIRYVQKCH, encoded by the exons ATGAACATCAaggaacttttggtcataggagattctgATTTGCTGATACATCAAGTTCAGGGTGAATGGACCACAAAGAATGTCAAGATCCTCCCATACTTGCGCTGCGTAAAAGAGTTGTGTAAGAAATGCACCAAGATACATTTCAGGCATGTTCCTAGAATCCAAAATGAGTTCACCGATGCTCTTACTACCTTGTCATCTATGATCCAGCACCCAAATAAGAATTACATCGATCCCATCGAGATAGAGGTTCGAGACCGGCATGCATACTATTTCCATGTAGATGAAGAGCCAGATGGTAAGCCTTGGTACTACAACATCAAAAGGTTCCTCAAA GATCACCCCGGACTTGGTCTGTTAAGATGTGTGGATGCTGCTGAAGCAACAAGATTACTGGAAGAGATACATGTAGGAACATACGGGCCTCACATTAACGGTTTCACTTTAGACAAGAAGATTTTAagagctggatacttttggatgaccatggaaagtgATAGTATCCGTTACGTGCAGAAATGTCACTAG